One part of the Treponema sp. OMZ 787 genome encodes these proteins:
- a CDS encoding dihydroorotate dehydrogenase — protein MKKGEIIQKIKNAGTAAREGRAEPLLATVSGVLSTKPHLIRYCADELGFGLVTTKSFQVLPNPGNREPILCEPELGSFGNSVGLRNCGMEQAVKELKELRSSWKSTAILNVSLSASNPEDFIRLAKGFEELADTFELNFSCPHASAGFGASIGCDPAIASGYVRALKKALPDCTVPIFVKLTPNVEDIGAIAAAVIEAGADGITAINTVGPTVYIEPHSGKPILQNKLGGKGGMSGSWVFPRALECIREIRKAVGDEIPIIGMGGVMTGAQTAELVKAGADVVGIGSACGMLEQDDLKPFFKALASDALNCIRGKETDKTSSFLRKNKAMEYEAKTILKIEKESEDIIIITLNGKCKFEAGQFVFLWIPGVGEKPFSLAEADPISLIIKKRGPFTEALFELKEGDTIYMRGLYGKGIRPPKSENALLIAGGTGIAVLPALAKRLKKQGTAVSSYVGTSEDTQRKEPNSIEKILIECGTYKKVADKGVVGRVLNQFQKDNIEGNTGLSIEGKTESMGKPEFFSAYLVGPMIFMRRASEILLKMGVRKNQIFMSLEMNTMCGVGICGECSCGNILTCKKGTFVSLDQIDDFY, from the coding sequence ATGAAAAAGGGCGAAATAATACAAAAAATTAAAAATGCGGGTACGGCGGCGAGAGAGGGAAGGGCCGAGCCCCTGCTTGCTACGGTTTCGGGCGTTTTATCTACAAAGCCTCACCTTATAAGGTACTGTGCCGACGAGCTGGGATTTGGCCTTGTTACCACAAAGAGCTTTCAAGTACTGCCCAACCCCGGAAACAGGGAGCCTATACTCTGTGAGCCCGAATTAGGCTCCTTCGGCAATTCCGTAGGTTTGCGCAACTGCGGAATGGAACAAGCCGTAAAAGAGCTTAAAGAACTCCGCTCCTCTTGGAAGTCTACTGCAATTTTAAATGTTTCCCTTTCGGCCTCAAATCCTGAAGATTTTATCAGACTTGCCAAAGGATTTGAAGAATTAGCCGACACCTTTGAACTTAACTTTTCTTGCCCTCATGCTTCAGCCGGTTTCGGAGCCTCCATAGGCTGCGACCCTGCGATTGCTAGCGGATACGTAAGGGCCTTAAAAAAGGCTTTGCCTGATTGTACTGTCCCTATTTTTGTAAAACTAACCCCCAATGTCGAGGATATAGGAGCAATAGCTGCCGCCGTAATCGAGGCGGGAGCGGACGGCATAACGGCCATCAACACCGTCGGCCCTACGGTTTATATCGAACCCCATTCGGGAAAGCCCATCTTGCAAAACAAGCTTGGCGGAAAGGGCGGGATGAGCGGCTCATGGGTCTTCCCAAGGGCGCTTGAATGTATTAGAGAAATACGCAAGGCTGTCGGAGATGAAATTCCCATAATCGGAATGGGTGGCGTTATGACGGGGGCTCAGACTGCCGAGCTTGTAAAGGCCGGAGCCGATGTAGTCGGAATCGGTTCTGCCTGCGGTATGCTTGAACAAGACGATTTAAAACCTTTTTTTAAGGCCTTAGCCTCCGATGCTCTAAACTGCATACGGGGCAAAGAAACCGATAAAACTTCCTCATTTTTGCGTAAAAATAAGGCCATGGAGTACGAAGCTAAGACCATCTTAAAAATCGAAAAAGAAAGCGAAGATATTATAATCATCACCTTAAACGGAAAATGTAAATTTGAAGCAGGGCAGTTTGTCTTTTTATGGATACCCGGAGTCGGCGAAAAACCCTTTTCTCTTGCTGAAGCCGATCCTATCAGCCTTATCATAAAAAAACGCGGCCCTTTTACCGAGGCTCTTTTTGAGCTGAAAGAGGGAGACACAATCTATATGCGTGGGCTTTACGGCAAGGGAATAAGGCCTCCCAAAAGCGAAAATGCCCTTTTAATTGCAGGAGGAACCGGTATTGCCGTTCTTCCCGCCTTGGCAAAACGCCTAAAAAAGCAGGGTACGGCAGTTTCTTCCTATGTAGGAACCTCTGAAGATACTCAAAGAAAAGAGCCGAACAGTATCGAAAAAATTCTTATTGAATGCGGTACTTATAAAAAAGTAGCAGACAAGGGCGTAGTAGGCAGGGTGCTTAATCAATTCCAAAAGGACAATATTGAAGGGAATACGGGCTTGTCTATAGAAGGAAAAACCGAAAGCATGGGTAAACCCGAATTTTTTTCGGCCTATCTTGTAGGCCCAATGATTTTTATGAGAAGGGCTTCCGAAATCCTTTTAAAAATGGGCGTGCGTAAAAATCAAATATTTATGTCTCTTGAAATGAACACAATGTGCGGTGTCGGCATTTGCGGCGAATGTTCTTGCGGTAATATCTTGACCTGTAAAAAAGGAACATTTGTCAGCCTTGATCAAATTGATGATTTTTATTAA